The Streptococcus sanguinis genome contains the following window.
CTGAATAACCAAAGCAAGTGTCTGAGAGGCAGAATTTCCGCCCATTCCCGTGATAATAGGACTAATCGCTGCTAATGCTACAACTTTTGAAATCGTATCATCAAAAAGTGCTACTGTCGCAGAAGCTAGAAAGGCTGTCACTAAGTTAATCATCAACCAAGGTAAGCGTTTCTTGAGTGATTCTTTGAAAGGTCCTCCAATTTCTTCACTTTCTTGGACACCACCCATCCGCAAGATATCTTCTTGATACTCTTCTTGCAAAACATCGACGATATCGTCAATTGTGATGATTCCTAGCAATACCTGCCGATGATTGACGACCGGTACAACAGATAAATTATATTTGGCAGAAAGCTGTGCCACTTCCTCTTGGTCAACCTCTGGCGTCACAGTCACTAACTGAGTGTTCATAAATTCGCTGAGTTTCATCTCCGCATCATGAATAAACAAATCACGGATATCAATCCAGCCAACTAGCGAATGATGTACATTTCTAATAAATAAGGTATCAATAACTTCCGTATTAGGCGAAATCTCCCTTAATTTATTGAGAGTTGCTGAAACGGTCAGATTTTCATTTAAGGTAATGAATTCTGTCGTCATCAGACCACCAGCTGTCTGAGGATCGTAAGCCAACATAGCTTTCAAATTCTCTTGACTGGTATTTTTCATCATACTTAAGTATTGCTTACGCAAGTCCACACTCAAGTAACCCAAAATATCTACCACATCATCATCTGGCATAAGATGAAAAAGAGTGCTGGTACGTTTGAAAGAAATCGATTGGATAATCTGTCGTTGCAACTCCGGCTCGGCTTCTTTTAAAATCTCTACCAATTGATCATCACTAGCCATTTCCGTAAAGGTTTTGAGGAGATTCCCTTCCTCATCCTCCAAGGCTTCCAAAGAAAGAGCAATATCAATGGGGTAGTAATCGTCAAATATCTGATTGAAAACTTCTCTATCCTTTGATAGTAAGACCTGATTTAATAATTCTTCCATTGTGCTCCTCCTTCCACTTTGCTAGTATACCAT
Protein-coding sequences here:
- the mgtE gene encoding magnesium transporter translates to MEELLNQVLLSKDREVFNQIFDDYYPIDIALSLEALEDEEGNLLKTFTEMASDDQLVEILKEAEPELQRQIIQSISFKRTSTLFHLMPDDDVVDILGYLSVDLRKQYLSMMKNTSQENLKAMLAYDPQTAGGLMTTEFITLNENLTVSATLNKLREISPNTEVIDTLFIRNVHHSLVGWIDIRDLFIHDAEMKLSEFMNTQLVTVTPEVDQEEVAQLSAKYNLSVVPVVNHRQVLLGIITIDDIVDVLQEEYQEDILRMGGVQESEEIGGPFKESLKKRLPWLMINLVTAFLASATVALFDDTISKVVALAAISPIITGMGGNSASQTLALVIQGIALGKLDLKEDRNLVLKEIVLALVNGFFTGLIAAIVMFVFYQNFYLSVIVVLAMMINLACGALFGYFVPLIIKTLHQDPALASTIFITTATDVLGYLAFLGLAQIFLPLII